A window from Tenacibaculum singaporense encodes these proteins:
- the brnQ gene encoding branched-chain amino acid transport system II carrier protein, producing MHKTKEIFINGFALFSMFFGAGNLILPPFLGKNAGSLWFWVTIGFFITAVFIPMIGILAHAKLQGTMYDFGKKVSPTFSLIYCFVVYTICIALPAPRTASVTHEMAIAPYFSNSSSLVTSTIYFGLVFLFTMNRSKVLNLLGKFLTPLIIFILLAIIFVGFFTAPDMITPTTLKAPFVDGLLEGYQTFDAIASIVVGGVLVISMNFNTNTTFEEKKELITKAGFIAGIGLLIIYAGLIYNGVLFSSTFSESANRTEILNSLSNQTLGNIGSVFLSVLVALACFTTAVGIITGTADYFKGISNNSQKIFTVTAIISCLLGIAVGQFDVKYIINIALPALMFIYPITIVLIVLNVLPEKYTSTLVFKSVVAVTFLFSIPDFLGFIINPNYLVEIKNNIPFANQNLGWVLPAILSFVFSNLIKSKKQIPTE from the coding sequence ATGCACAAAACTAAGGAGATATTTATAAACGGATTTGCTTTATTTTCAATGTTTTTTGGGGCTGGTAATTTAATTTTGCCTCCATTTTTAGGGAAAAATGCTGGAAGCTTATGGTTTTGGGTAACTATTGGCTTTTTTATTACTGCTGTTTTTATTCCTATGATAGGTATTTTAGCCCATGCTAAACTACAGGGTACTATGTACGATTTCGGCAAAAAAGTATCTCCTACTTTTAGCCTTATATATTGTTTTGTTGTATACACTATTTGTATTGCTTTACCTGCACCAAGAACTGCTTCGGTTACTCATGAAATGGCCATTGCTCCTTACTTTAGCAACAGTAGTTCTTTAGTTACTAGTACAATTTATTTCGGACTTGTTTTTCTTTTTACCATGAACCGGTCAAAAGTACTAAATCTACTAGGCAAGTTTTTAACTCCTCTTATTATATTCATTTTATTGGCTATTATTTTCGTTGGTTTTTTTACAGCTCCAGATATGATTACTCCAACGACCCTTAAAGCTCCATTTGTTGATGGTTTGCTAGAAGGATATCAAACTTTTGATGCTATTGCTTCCATAGTTGTTGGTGGTGTCTTAGTCATTTCAATGAATTTTAACACGAATACAACTTTTGAAGAGAAAAAAGAGCTTATAACCAAAGCAGGTTTTATTGCTGGTATAGGCTTATTAATTATTTATGCTGGCCTTATTTATAATGGGGTTTTATTTAGTTCTACCTTTTCTGAAAGTGCTAATAGAACAGAAATCTTAAACTCTCTGAGCAATCAAACTTTAGGAAATATTGGAAGTGTTTTTCTTAGTGTTTTAGTTGCTTTGGCTTGTTTTACAACAGCGGTTGGAATTATTACTGGAACTGCCGATTATTTTAAAGGAATTAGCAATAATTCTCAAAAGATCTTTACAGTTACTGCTATTATTAGCTGTTTACTAGGAATTGCTGTAGGTCAGTTTGATGTGAAATATATTATCAATATTGCACTACCTGCTTTGATGTTTATTTATCCAATTACTATTGTTTTAATTGTACTAAATGTACTTCCTGAAAAATACACCTCAACTTTAGTTTTTAAAAGTGTAGTAGCGGTAACCTTTTTATTTAGTATTCCAGATTTTTTAGGCTTTATTATCAATCCTAATTACTTAGTTGAAATAAAAAACAACATTCCCTTTGCTAATCAGAATTTAGGTTGGGTATTACCTGCTATATTGAGTTTTGTCTTTTCTAATTTGATTAAAAGCAAAAAGCAAATTCCAACCGAATAA
- a CDS encoding DUF3575 domain-containing protein — MKKIVLAAVVFVSSLTYAQQEVKVDLLDALAFKTLEVSYEYYTTDRSSVGISALFNFEKKSADFRYNEERMFTPFFRHYFTNNSNWNYFGEVFMGINTGEREIEVEGSTVKQYKEYTDGALGLAFGSKYVSSGGFVLDIYGGLGRNLFTSEARSIVPRVGINLGYRF, encoded by the coding sequence ATGAAAAAAATAGTATTAGCAGCTGTAGTTTTTGTCAGTTCTCTCACGTATGCACAACAAGAGGTAAAAGTAGATTTACTAGACGCATTGGCTTTTAAAACGCTAGAGGTGTCTTACGAGTATTATACAACTGATCGTTCTTCGGTTGGTATTTCAGCTTTGTTTAACTTTGAAAAAAAATCAGCAGATTTTAGATACAATGAAGAGCGAATGTTTACTCCATTTTTCCGCCATTATTTTACAAATAATAGCAATTGGAACTATTTTGGAGAAGTGTTTATGGGAATAAATACGGGAGAAAGAGAAATTGAAGTAGAAGGAAGCACAGTTAAGCAGTATAAAGAATATACAGATGGAGCTTTAGGTTTGGCTTTTGGATCAAAATATGTGTCCTCAGGAGGCTTTGTGCTTGATATATATGGAGGTTTGGGTAGAAATCTGTTTACTTCAGAGGCCCGTTCAATTGTGCCTAGAGTAGGAATAAATTTAGGATATCGTTTTTAA
- the feoB gene encoding ferrous iron transport protein B, translated as MSNRINVALIGNPNTGKTSLFNQLTGLNQKVGNYPGVTVDKKQGVCKLPNGKNATITDLPGTYSINPTSIDESIVLKALMTTHQEEKPDVIVVVADIENLKRNLLLFSQIQDLEVPTILALNMADQLKRKGISIDIPALEKELHTKVVLMSARKNEGVDDLKEEVANYKSLKAYSNFNELSQKIDSTYFEKLAKVSNEFTAYELWMMLTKNHKPLLSSSEKEAIKEFEGEITKQKKYQHKETIYRYQQINAVLNKTYKVDASKATDVRSKLDSVFTHKIFGYVIFFGLLLLIFQSIFDWASTPMDFIDGLFANIAEFTKAQLPAGMFTDLLTDGVIPGVGGVVIFIPQIAILFLFISILEETGYMSRVVFLMDKIMRRFGMSGKSIIPLISGTACAIPAIMATRTIGSWKERLITILVTPFTTCSARLPVYAILIALIIPDTKLFGFLSLQGFTLLALYILGFAAAVIAAYVLHKTLKIKNNSLFVVEMPNYKIPSIKNVFFDVLDKTKAFVFGAGKIILAISIVLWFLASHGPSSYENAEKSVVENTANKNLSEEDLAKKIASAKLANSYIGIAGKTIEPVVKPLGYDWKIGIGLISSFAAREVFIGTLATIYSVEEDGEDTTTIKQKMGSEINQDTGEKRFNLATGVSLLLFYAFAMQCMATLAIVKRETKSWKWPMVQLVSMGVLAYLSAFIAYQILS; from the coding sequence ATGAGTAATCGTATTAATGTAGCATTAATTGGAAATCCTAATACGGGTAAAACATCGTTATTTAACCAGTTAACAGGTTTAAACCAAAAAGTAGGAAATTACCCTGGTGTTACGGTTGATAAAAAACAAGGGGTTTGTAAATTGCCTAATGGTAAAAATGCAACGATTACTGATTTACCTGGTACTTATAGTATTAATCCTACCTCTATAGATGAAAGCATTGTTTTAAAAGCTTTGATGACTACGCATCAAGAAGAAAAGCCAGATGTAATTGTAGTAGTTGCTGATATTGAAAACTTAAAAAGAAACTTATTACTCTTTTCGCAAATTCAAGATTTAGAAGTTCCGACAATTTTAGCGTTAAACATGGCTGATCAACTAAAGCGAAAAGGGATTTCTATTGATATTCCTGCTTTAGAGAAAGAATTGCATACCAAAGTGGTGTTAATGTCGGCAAGAAAGAATGAAGGAGTTGATGACTTAAAAGAAGAAGTAGCTAATTATAAATCATTAAAGGCATACTCAAACTTTAACGAATTATCTCAAAAGATAGATAGTACCTACTTTGAAAAGTTAGCTAAAGTAAGTAACGAATTTACAGCTTATGAGTTGTGGATGATGCTTACAAAAAATCATAAACCATTACTTTCTTCCTCAGAAAAAGAAGCGATAAAAGAATTTGAAGGGGAAATTACAAAACAAAAAAAGTATCAACATAAAGAAACGATATATAGATATCAGCAAATAAATGCTGTTTTAAATAAAACCTACAAGGTAGATGCCTCTAAAGCTACAGATGTTCGTAGTAAACTAGACAGCGTTTTTACTCATAAAATATTTGGGTATGTTATTTTCTTCGGATTGTTATTACTGATATTTCAATCTATTTTTGACTGGGCTTCTACTCCCATGGATTTCATCGATGGTTTATTTGCTAATATCGCAGAGTTTACTAAAGCGCAACTGCCTGCAGGAATGTTTACTGATTTACTAACCGATGGAGTTATTCCTGGGGTAGGTGGAGTTGTAATTTTTATTCCTCAAATAGCTATTTTATTTTTGTTTATATCTATTCTTGAAGAAACAGGATATATGAGCCGCGTTGTATTTTTAATGGATAAAATTATGCGTCGTTTTGGAATGAGTGGTAAAAGTATTATTCCATTAATTTCAGGTACTGCATGTGCTATTCCAGCAATTATGGCAACCAGAACCATTGGTAGTTGGAAAGAACGATTAATTACCATTTTAGTAACACCGTTTACAACATGTTCTGCACGATTACCTGTATATGCTATTTTAATAGCTTTAATTATTCCTGATACTAAGTTGTTTGGCTTTTTAAGCTTACAAGGATTTACTTTATTAGCTTTGTATATCTTAGGGTTTGCAGCAGCAGTTATTGCAGCATATGTACTACATAAAACACTGAAGATAAAAAACAACTCACTTTTTGTAGTTGAAATGCCTAATTACAAAATACCATCAATAAAAAATGTGTTTTTTGATGTATTAGACAAAACAAAAGCATTTGTTTTTGGAGCAGGAAAAATCATTTTAGCAATTTCAATAGTACTGTGGTTTTTAGCATCTCATGGACCATCATCTTATGAAAATGCTGAGAAAAGTGTTGTAGAGAATACTGCAAATAAAAATCTTTCAGAAGAAGATTTAGCCAAGAAAATAGCATCTGCTAAGTTAGCAAACTCATATATAGGAATTGCAGGAAAAACAATAGAACCAGTTGTTAAACCATTAGGGTATGATTGGAAAATAGGTATTGGATTAATTAGTTCTTTTGCAGCAAGAGAAGTGTTTATTGGTACATTAGCAACTATTTATAGTGTAGAAGAAGATGGAGAAGATACTACCACTATAAAACAGAAAATGGGATCAGAAATAAACCAGGATACAGGAGAGAAACGATTCAACCTTGCTACTGGAGTGTCTTTATTGTTATTTTATGCTTTCGCAATGCAGTGTATGGCAACATTAGCAATTGTAAAAAGGGAAACAAAAAGTTGGAAGTGGCCAATGGTTCAGTTAGTGAGTATGGGAGTTTTGGCATATTTATCAGCATTTATAGCCTATCAAATTTTAAGTTAA
- a CDS encoding FeoA family protein has product MSTIASLHLGEKGIISEECLDKIPLKLLEMGCLPGSEVELLQIAPLKDPMYICVNGSHLAIRKETACQISIIKL; this is encoded by the coding sequence TTGAGTACTATCGCATCGTTACATTTAGGGGAAAAAGGAATTATATCTGAAGAGTGCTTGGATAAAATTCCGTTGAAATTATTAGAAATGGGGTGTTTACCAGGAAGTGAAGTAGAATTGCTTCAAATAGCCCCGTTAAAAGATCCGATGTATATATGTGTAAACGGAAGTCATTTAGCGATTCGAAAAGAAACAGCTTGTCAAATTTCAATTATAAAACTATAG
- a CDS encoding DNA polymerase III subunit: protein MTFDDIIGQEHIKNHLQQSAENNRIPHAQLFVGKEGSGTLPMAIAYAQFLLCNFSDNVEACNIKCSKLQHPDLHFAFPVTTNDSVKKHPVSNLFLEDWRSFIEEQPYGSLFNWLQHIGVENKQGQIGVDEAEDIVKKLQLKSYEGGFKVMIIWMAEKMNVAASNKLLKLIEEPPSKTIFILVTEHEEQIINTIKSRCQALHFPVLSESDIANALTQQKEISENEAIKIAHQSEGNYNKALHILNNNSNDLVFEQWFITWIRAAFRAKGNAAVIQDLIGWSEEIAKSGRETQKQFLQYCLQFFRQALLLNYGTPDLVFLETQSANFELAKFAPFIHSANILIIEKEVSDAQYHIERNGNAKIILLDLSIKLTRLLHTKEEKIQS from the coding sequence ATGACTTTCGACGATATTATTGGGCAAGAACATATAAAAAACCACTTACAGCAATCGGCTGAAAATAACAGAATTCCGCATGCACAACTCTTTGTTGGTAAAGAAGGAAGCGGAACTTTACCCATGGCCATTGCCTACGCTCAATTCTTATTATGTAACTTCTCCGATAATGTAGAAGCCTGTAACATTAAATGTAGCAAACTACAGCATCCTGATTTACATTTTGCTTTTCCCGTAACTACAAATGATTCCGTTAAAAAACATCCTGTCAGTAATTTATTTTTAGAAGACTGGCGTTCTTTTATAGAGGAGCAACCTTATGGAAGTTTATTTAATTGGTTACAACATATTGGCGTTGAAAATAAACAAGGACAAATTGGTGTTGATGAAGCGGAAGACATTGTAAAAAAACTACAGTTAAAATCATATGAAGGTGGTTTTAAAGTAATGATTATTTGGATGGCAGAAAAGATGAACGTTGCCGCCTCTAACAAATTATTGAAACTGATTGAAGAACCACCAAGTAAAACTATTTTCATCCTTGTTACTGAACATGAAGAGCAGATTATTAATACCATAAAATCTCGATGTCAAGCATTACATTTCCCTGTACTAAGTGAAAGTGATATAGCCAATGCTCTAACACAGCAAAAAGAAATATCGGAAAACGAAGCAATAAAGATTGCTCATCAATCAGAAGGAAATTATAACAAGGCTTTACATATTTTAAACAACAATTCAAACGATTTAGTTTTTGAACAATGGTTTATTACTTGGATTAGAGCCGCATTTAGAGCCAAAGGAAACGCTGCTGTTATTCAAGACTTAATAGGTTGGTCGGAAGAAATCGCTAAATCTGGTAGAGAAACTCAAAAACAATTCTTACAATATTGTTTGCAATTTTTTAGGCAAGCTTTACTTCTAAATTACGGAACGCCAGATTTAGTTTTTTTAGAAACTCAGTCTGCAAACTTCGAACTCGCAAAATTTGCTCCGTTTATTCATAGTGCTAATATCTTAATCATAGAAAAAGAAGTAAGTGACGCACAGTACCATATTGAAAGAAACGGAAATGCTAAAATTATTTTATTAGATTTATCTATTAAACTAACACGTCTTCTACACACCAAAGAAGAAAAAATCCAATCTTAA
- a CDS encoding sensor histidine kinase, whose amino-acid sequence MILLVLLASILIVIVTIYQYDEQTKDYNTARFERKEFSTKQDIEIELKRRTTYPVTTENLSKIFQDRIYDIAYVHKLTISMYDMDGKLLKSSIPYNFDKKEGQNLANETVRDLANNSNHKILKGRTEKGITYQSSYTYLNDPRFKRIGILELQIAQDNEEQKHELREFISRLSLVYLLMLIIAIVLAYFLSTYITRSIQTISQKINETRLNKRNEKITLNSASSEINSLVAAYNNMIDQLEESAVKLAQSEREQAWREMAKQVAHEIKNPLTPMRLSVQSFERKFNPEDPNIKEKMSEYSETLIQQIDVMSSIASAFSDFAKMPTQRREKLNVVDIVKHSLDIFTEDYIHYFPQEKELYASLDKTQLIRIVTNLVKNSIQAIKDTDKNPKIEVKVASEGNNVKITVSDNGKGISDENKELIFEPKFTTKTSGMGLGLSIIKNIIEAYDGTISFTSTKGVGTVFTVILPKT is encoded by the coding sequence ATGATACTTTTAGTGCTATTGGCATCAATTTTAATTGTAATCGTTACTATTTACCAATACGACGAGCAAACAAAAGATTATAATACTGCACGTTTTGAACGTAAAGAATTCTCTACAAAGCAAGATATTGAAATAGAGCTTAAACGTAGAACCACCTACCCTGTAACTACAGAGAATTTATCCAAAATTTTTCAAGATAGAATTTATGATATCGCTTATGTTCATAAGCTTACTATCTCTATGTACGACATGGATGGAAAGTTGTTAAAATCTTCCATTCCTTATAATTTTGATAAAAAAGAAGGGCAAAACTTAGCTAACGAAACCGTTAGAGATTTAGCCAACAATTCAAATCATAAAATTTTAAAAGGCAGAACCGAAAAAGGTATCACTTACCAATCTTCATACACTTACTTAAACGACCCTCGTTTTAAAAGGATTGGAATTTTAGAATTACAAATTGCACAAGATAACGAAGAGCAAAAACATGAACTACGAGAGTTTATTTCTCGTCTATCATTAGTTTATTTGCTAATGCTCATTATTGCCATTGTTTTAGCTTACTTTTTATCAACTTATATTACTCGATCCATTCAAACCATCTCGCAAAAAATAAACGAGACCCGTTTAAATAAGCGTAACGAAAAAATTACCTTAAACTCTGCCAGTTCAGAAATCAATTCGCTAGTTGCCGCTTATAACAACATGATTGACCAGTTAGAAGAAAGTGCTGTAAAACTAGCGCAGAGTGAACGTGAACAAGCCTGGAGAGAAATGGCCAAACAGGTAGCTCACGAGATTAAAAATCCGTTAACACCTATGCGTTTATCAGTACAAAGCTTTGAAAGAAAATTCAATCCAGAAGATCCTAATATCAAAGAAAAAATGTCTGAATACAGCGAAACACTTATTCAGCAAATTGATGTAATGAGTTCTATTGCTTCTGCTTTTTCTGATTTTGCTAAAATGCCTACACAACGTAGAGAAAAATTGAATGTAGTTGATATCGTTAAACACTCGTTAGATATTTTTACTGAAGATTACATACATTATTTCCCTCAAGAAAAAGAATTATACGCTAGTTTAGATAAAACACAATTGATACGAATTGTTACCAACTTAGTTAAAAACTCAATTCAGGCAATAAAAGACACCGATAAGAATCCTAAAATAGAAGTCAAAGTTGCTTCTGAAGGAAATAATGTTAAAATAACAGTTTCTGATAACGGAAAAGGTATTAGTGATGAAAATAAGGAGTTAATTTTCGAGCCTAAATTTACTACTAAAACTAGTGGAATGGGCTTAGGACTATCTATCATAAAAAATATAATTGAAGCGTATGACGGTACAATATCCTTTACTTCAACTAAAGGAGTTGGAACTGTTTTTACTGTAATATTACCTAAAACATAA
- a CDS encoding enoyl-CoA hydratase/isomerase family protein, translating to MNFENILVEQTNKLATITINRPKKLNSLNKATIEELHNAFKALEEDTSIKVIIITGSGEKAFVAGADISEFAHFSVEEGGMLARKGQEILFDFVENLSTPVIAAVNGFALGGGLELAMACHFRVASDNAKMGLPEVSLGVIPGYGGTQRLPQLVGKGKAMELIMTAGMISADEAKEAGLVNHVTSQEELLPLAQKIASKIMRNSSVAISAAIKAVNDNFKDGVNGFESEITEFGNCFGTEDFKEGTTAFLEKRKPEFPEK from the coding sequence ATGAATTTTGAAAATATTTTAGTTGAGCAAACTAACAAATTGGCAACTATTACCATTAACCGACCAAAAAAATTAAACTCTTTAAACAAAGCTACTATTGAAGAACTTCATAATGCTTTTAAAGCTCTGGAAGAAGATACTAGTATTAAAGTAATTATCATCACAGGTAGTGGAGAAAAAGCGTTTGTTGCTGGAGCAGACATCTCTGAATTTGCACATTTCTCTGTAGAAGAAGGAGGAATGTTAGCAAGAAAAGGGCAGGAAATTTTATTTGATTTTGTTGAAAATTTATCAACTCCTGTTATTGCCGCTGTAAATGGTTTTGCTTTAGGAGGTGGATTAGAGTTAGCAATGGCTTGTCATTTTAGAGTAGCTTCTGATAATGCTAAAATGGGGCTACCTGAAGTTTCTTTAGGAGTTATCCCTGGTTATGGTGGAACACAACGCTTACCTCAATTAGTAGGTAAAGGAAAAGCCATGGAGTTAATTATGACAGCAGGTATGATTTCTGCTGACGAAGCTAAAGAAGCTGGATTGGTAAACCATGTAACCTCGCAAGAAGAGCTATTACCTTTAGCCCAAAAAATAGCTTCAAAAATTATGCGCAACTCTTCTGTTGCAATTAGTGCAGCAATTAAAGCTGTAAATGATAATTTTAAAGATGGTGTAAATGGTTTTGAAAGCGAAATTACAGAATTTGGAAACTGTTTTGGAACTGAAGATTTTAAAGAAGGAACTACTGCTTTTTTAGAAAAACGAAAACCTGAATTTCCAGAAAAGTAA
- a CDS encoding HD domain-containing protein, with protein MNREQIIQNTIEFVKNTLKGAEGGHDFFHIERVYKNALLIAKNEKVDEFVVSLGALLHDIADSKFYDGDEAIGPQKARVFLESQQVSEEIITHIEKIITNISFKGGNFKQNFTSPELNVIQDADRLDAIGAVGIARCFNYGGFKNRELYNPEVPPNLKMTKEEYKKSTAPTINHFYEKLLLLKDKMNTTTGKAIAEQRHAYMEGFLEQFYKEWNGMI; from the coding sequence ATGAACAGAGAACAAATAATACAGAATACGATTGAGTTTGTAAAAAACACTTTGAAAGGAGCTGAGGGCGGACACGATTTCTTTCATATTGAACGTGTATATAAAAACGCCTTATTAATTGCAAAAAATGAAAAAGTTGATGAGTTTGTGGTTTCTTTAGGTGCATTGTTGCATGATATAGCGGATAGTAAGTTTTACGATGGTGATGAGGCTATAGGTCCGCAAAAAGCAAGAGTTTTTCTTGAAAGTCAACAAGTATCAGAAGAAATAATTACTCATATAGAAAAAATTATCACCAATATCTCTTTTAAAGGAGGAAACTTTAAACAAAATTTCACTTCTCCTGAGTTAAATGTTATCCAAGATGCAGACCGATTAGATGCCATAGGAGCTGTTGGGATAGCTCGTTGTTTTAATTATGGTGGATTTAAAAATAGAGAATTATACAATCCAGAAGTTCCTCCTAATTTAAAAATGACAAAAGAAGAATATAAAAAATCAACAGCACCTACTATTAATCATTTTTATGAGAAGTTATTGTTGTTAAAAGATAAAATGAATACTACAACAGGAAAAGCAATCGCAGAGCAAAGACATGCTTATATGGAAGGTTTTTTAGAACAGTTCTATAAAGAATGGAATGGAATGATTTAG
- a CDS encoding aspartate-semialdehyde dehydrogenase, with protein MRVAVVGATGMVGNVMLQVLAERNFPVTELIPVASERSVGNQIEFQGTNYTVVGLETAVAMQPDIALFSAGGDTSLEWAPKFAAVGTTVIDNSSAWRMDPTKKLVVPEINGDVLASEDKIIANPNCSTIQLVMALAPLHKEYKMKRVVISTYQSVSGTGVKAVRQLDNEEAGVEGEMAYPHPIGRNALPHCDVFLENGYTKEEMKLVKEPKKILRDDSFAVTATAVRIPTAGGHSEAVNVQFENDFELGKVRELLAQTEGVIVQDDVQNNVYPMPILANNKDEVFVGRIRRDESQPNTLNMWIVADNLRKGAATNTIQIAEYLVANNLVKPSVTA; from the coding sequence ATGAGAGTAGCAGTGGTAGGAGCTACCGGAATGGTAGGTAATGTAATGTTACAAGTATTGGCAGAACGTAATTTTCCAGTAACAGAATTAATTCCTGTTGCATCAGAGCGTTCAGTAGGAAATCAAATTGAGTTTCAAGGAACAAATTATACGGTTGTAGGTTTAGAAACTGCAGTAGCTATGCAGCCAGATATTGCATTGTTTTCAGCAGGTGGAGACACTTCTTTAGAGTGGGCACCAAAGTTTGCAGCTGTTGGTACAACAGTAATTGATAATTCATCTGCATGGAGAATGGATCCAACGAAGAAGTTGGTAGTTCCAGAAATTAATGGAGATGTGCTAGCTAGTGAAGATAAAATCATTGCAAATCCTAACTGTTCAACTATTCAGTTAGTAATGGCATTGGCTCCGTTGCACAAAGAGTATAAAATGAAGCGTGTGGTAATTTCAACGTATCAATCTGTTTCAGGAACAGGTGTTAAAGCGGTTCGTCAATTAGATAATGAAGAAGCGGGAGTTGAAGGCGAAATGGCATATCCGCACCCTATTGGAAGAAATGCATTACCACACTGTGATGTATTTTTAGAAAATGGATATACTAAAGAAGAAATGAAGCTGGTAAAAGAACCTAAAAAGATTTTACGAGACGATTCTTTTGCAGTAACAGCCACAGCAGTTAGAATACCAACAGCAGGAGGACATTCTGAGGCTGTAAATGTTCAGTTTGAAAATGACTTTGAATTAGGGAAAGTACGTGAGTTATTAGCACAAACTGAAGGTGTTATTGTACAAGATGATGTACAAAATAATGTATATCCAATGCCTATTTTAGCAAATAATAAAGATGAGGTTTTTGTAGGTAGAATTAGAAGAGACGAATCTCAGCCAAATACCTTAAATATGTGGATTGTTGCTGATAATTTACGTAAAGGAGCGGCAACTAATACAATTCAAATAGCAGAATATTTAGTGGCTAACAACTTAGTTAAGCCATCGGTTACTGCTTAG
- the trhO gene encoding oxygen-dependent tRNA uridine(34) hydroxylase TrhO, whose translation MQLYNKLSAEERAKLIDDAGKDRITISFYQYHKIENPTLFRNKLFLEWNELDVLGRTYVSYEGINAQISVPSENFLALKKQLDSISFLNGIRLNVAIEHDNKSFLKLKVKVRNKIVADGLNDDTFDVTDKGVHLNAKEFNEMLADPNTVCVDMRNHYESEIGHFDGAVTPDVDTFRDSLDIIEEDLKDHKEDKNLLMYCTGGIRCEKASAYYKHKGFKNVFQLEGGIIEYTRQVKSEGLENKFLGKNFVFDHRRAEKISDDVIANCHQCGKPCDTHTNCANEGCHLLFIQCDECAEKMENTCSPECQDIIHLPYEEQKELRKGKHASNKIFKKGRSEALKFKK comes from the coding sequence ATGCAACTGTACAACAAGTTAAGCGCAGAAGAACGCGCTAAATTAATTGATGATGCGGGTAAAGACCGTATTACTATCTCATTCTATCAATATCATAAGATAGAAAACCCAACTTTATTTAGAAATAAATTATTCCTTGAATGGAACGAACTAGATGTTTTAGGAAGAACATATGTTTCATACGAAGGAATCAACGCTCAAATATCTGTTCCCTCAGAAAACTTTCTAGCGTTAAAAAAACAACTAGATAGTATTTCTTTTTTAAATGGAATTCGTTTAAACGTAGCTATTGAGCACGATAATAAATCGTTTTTAAAACTAAAAGTAAAAGTTCGTAACAAAATTGTTGCTGACGGATTAAATGACGACACTTTTGACGTTACTGACAAAGGAGTGCATTTAAATGCTAAAGAGTTTAATGAAATGCTAGCAGATCCAAATACAGTTTGTGTAGATATGCGTAACCATTACGAAAGTGAAATTGGACATTTTGATGGTGCAGTAACTCCAGATGTTGATACGTTTAGAGACTCGTTAGATATTATTGAAGAAGATTTAAAAGACCATAAAGAAGACAAAAACTTATTAATGTATTGTACAGGTGGAATTCGATGTGAAAAAGCCTCTGCCTACTACAAACATAAAGGCTTTAAAAATGTTTTCCAACTTGAAGGAGGAATTATTGAATATACTCGTCAGGTAAAATCTGAAGGGTTAGAAAACAAGTTTTTAGGTAAGAATTTTGTTTTTGATCACCGAAGAGCTGAAAAAATTTCTGATGATGTAATTGCCAATTGTCATCAATGTGGAAAACCTTGTGACACACATACCAATTGTGCTAACGAAGGTTGTCACTTATTATTCATTCAATGTGATGAATGTGCTGAAAAAATGGAAAACACCTGTTCTCCTGAATGTCAAGACATCATTCATTTACCATACGAAGAGCAAAAAGAATTGCGTAAAGGGAAACACGCAAGCAATAAGATATTTAAAAAAGGACGTTCAGAAGCTTTAAAATTTAAAAAGTAA